In the genome of Triticum urartu cultivar G1812 chromosome 5, Tu2.1, whole genome shotgun sequence, one region contains:
- the LOC125555868 gene encoding stromal 70 kDa heat shock-related protein, chloroplastic-like has translation MATFTSQVSAMAGASPSCSLFVSRRRPAVMPLQMRVARGGRPRGLAMRVTCEKVVGIDLGTTNSAVAAMEGGKPTVITNAEGQRTTPSVVAYTKGGERLVGQIAKRQAVVNPENTFFSVKRFIGRKMAEVDDEAKQVSYNVVRDENGNVKLDCPAIGKQFAAEEISAQVISLFLFIIVA, from the coding sequence ATGGCTACCTTCACTTCCCAGGTCAGCGCGATGGCTGGCGCCTCCCCGTCGTGCTCTCTCTTCGTGAGCCGGCGGCGGCCGGCGGTCATGCCCCTGCAGATGCGGGTTGCTCGTGGCGGGAGGCCGCGCGGGTTGGCGATGCGGGTGACGTGCGAGAAGGTGGTGGGAATCGACCTGGGCACCACCAACTCCGCCGTCGCGGCGATGGAGGGCGGTAAGCCGACGGTGATCACCAACGCCGAGGGCCAGCGGACGACGCCGTCGGTGGTGGCGTACACCAAGGGAGGAGAACGGCTAGTGGGCCAGATTGCCAAGAGGCAGGCCGTCGTCAACCCGGAGAACACCTTCTTCTCCGTCAAGCGCTTCATTGGACGCAAGATGGCTGAGGTAGATGACGAGGCCAAGCAGGTCTCGTATAACGTTGTGCGCGATGAGAACGGAAACGTCAAGCTCGACTGCCCTGCTATCGGCAAGCAGTTCGCAGCGGAAGAGATATCCGCGCAGGTAATTTCCCTTTTCTTATTTATTATTGTAGCTTAA